A genomic segment from Spinacia oleracea cultivar Varoflay chromosome 3, BTI_SOV_V1, whole genome shotgun sequence encodes:
- the LOC110774728 gene encoding uncharacterized protein → MGSPTHTRVAEVAGGITADCATVWCCFPYTAANLLTLIIYKVPRRLCRKAFKRYRKKELIKKGLLPLYSNTPTLTTLNRQNEINLDPLNCERTIEIIHNGEKVTFVIGGSKVDDDLKELEKKMITKFRGFWRSHSQQET, encoded by the coding sequence ATGGGATCACCGACTCATACAAGGGTGGCAGAGGTAGCAGGAGGAATAACAGCAGATTGCGCAACAGTATGGTGTTGTTTTCCATACACGGCTGCAAACCTATTGACTCTTATCATATATAAGGTACCAAGAAGGCTTTGTCGGAAGGCATTTAAGAGATATCGAAAGAAAGAATTGATTAAAAAAGGGTTGTTGCCCCTTTATTCAAATACTCCAACATTAACCACATTAAATCGACAAAATGAAATAAATTTGGATCCACTTAATTGTGAAAGAACAATTGAGATTATTCATAATGGTGAGAAGGTTACTTTTGTAATTGGTGGGAGTAAGGTGGATGACGATTTAAAAGAACTAGAGAAGAAGATGATTACGAAGTTTAGAGGCTTTTGGAGAAGCCATTCACAACAAGAAACGTGA